TTGATATTACGCTCGAAAAAAAGTTTGAAAAGCTTTCAAAATAATTCGAAATAAGTTAATTACTGATACAAAAGAGTCTATCTGGAAAGATAAATGGATAGTATCTGTCGGTTTGGATTCCTATTTCTAAATGAAAACTCTACAATGGTGGGAAATATATCGTTGCTCTGTTTGTGCCCTATGAAGAGATACATGTCCTTTACCTTTAAGCAAGGCCAATCTAATCGTTCTCGACGGTTTAAGTGGCGGGCTAGTATGCTCGGACTACTTTTAGGTCAGGCTCTTCTGCTCGGTGCACCGGCGATCGCCCAAAATACGGAAGAAGAACAGGGTTTAACCTATGGTGAGTTGCTCGGCAAGGTAGAGCGAGAGCGGGTGGAAAAATTTGTGCTTGATCCGGAGACAAATACAGCGACGGTGACGCTGAAGGGTCAAACAGAAGAAGAGGCAGAAACAATTCAACTGCTCAATAATAATCAAGAACTATTAGACGCGCTCAAGGACAACAACGTTGATTTTGAGGTAGTACCCTCCCAAGATAATTCGGTGGCGATCGCCCTTTTTACTAATTTACTTTTAATCTTTGTGCTGGTGGGTGGTCTGGCGATGATTATCCGTCGTTCTGCGAATGCCCAAAATAATGCCATGAGTTTCGGCAAATCTCGGGCAAGATTTCAGATGGAAGCGGATACGGGTGTCATGTTTGACGATGTGGCAGGGGTTGAGGAGGCCAAGGAAGAGCTGACCGAAGTGGTGACTTTCCTCAAAGAACCCAATAAATTTACGGCGATCGGTGCAACGATTCCCCGCGGCATGCTCCTGATTGGCCCTCCCGGTACGGGTAAAACGCTCCTCGCTAAGGCGATCGCCGGAGAGGCAGGCGTGCCATTTTTCAGTATTTCTGGCTCCGAATTTGTCGAAATGTTTGTCGGCGTTGGTGCATCACGGGTACGAGACTTATTCCGAAAAGCCCAAGAAAACGCCCCTTGTTTGGTGTTTATCGATGAAATTGATGCCGTTGGTCGCCAGCGGGGTGCGGGCATTGGCGGTGGCAACGATGAGCGCGAACAGACCTTAAACCAGCTCCTGACAGAAATGGATGGTTTTGAAACCAACTCTGGCGTAATCGTGATTGCCGCGACAAACCGTCCTGATGTCTTGGATAAAGCGCTTCTACGCCCCGGTCGCTTTGATCGTCAAGTAACGGTGGATTACCCCGATCACAATGGTCGTTTGGCAATTCTTGAGGTTCATGCCCGCGACAAAAAGGTTGATGACAATATCGATCTCAAGGTTGTTTCCCGCCGTACACCGGGTTTCTCTGGCGCAGATTTGGCAAATTTATTAAATGAAGCGGCAATTCTGGCAGTCCGTCGTCGCAAAGAAACCATTTCCATGCCAGAAATTAATGAGGCGATCGACCGCGTGATTGTGGGGATGGAAGGGAATCCCGTTGCCGACAGTAAGAAAAAACGCTTAGTTGCCTATCACGAAGTCGGTCATGCTCTCATCGCAACTCTTAATCCGAACCATGATCCACTGGCAAAGGTGACGCTGATTCCCCGGGGACGTACTCTCGGAACTGCTTGGTATTTGCCCGATGAGGAATTGGGTTTAGAGAGCCGTAAGCAGATTTTGGCCGTCATCGAGTCAGCGTTGGGTGGCCGTGCTGCGGAAGATGTGATTTTCGGGGCGGATGAGGTAACGAACGGTGCTAGCCAAGATATCCAGCAGGTGACTAAGTTAGCGCGGCGTATGGTAACCAAACTGGGGATGTCTGAGCTGGGTCAATTTGCCCTAGAGGGTAATACTGGTGAGGTTTTTCTACGCAATGACTGGACAACCCAACGACCTGATTATTCCGAAAAAATTGCTGGGGCGATCGACGAGGAAATTCGCAAAATTGTTTTTGAAGCCTACGAAAATGCGAAGCAAATTATCCGAGAAAATCGCAACCTCCTCGACAAAATTGTCGATCAGCTCATTGAGCAGGAAACTATTGAGGGTGACGAATTCCGTCGCATCGTCGCTGAGGCAACTAATTCAAAGGTAGTTCTGGAAAAACAGGCGATCGCCTCCTAATTGATTCACAGAAAAATCTCCCATGAAAAAAATTGCACTGGGTCTCATTCACGGCTATCGTGTGCTAATTTCACCGCTATTGCCGCCAAGTTGCCGGTTTCAGCCCACCTGCTCCCAATATGCCTTGGATGCGGTTGAGTTGTACGGTGTTTGGCGTGGTGGCTGGTTAGCGATGAAGCGCATTTTACGCTGCCATCCCTTTGCCGAGGGTGGCTATGACCCAGTGCCCCATAATTGTTGTGAGCATCACCAGTCACCCGACTAAAATTTACCGAAGTTGCCTTGTTTTTTTGGGGGCGATCGCCCTATAACCAAACAACGAACAAAATTCCTTAGATATTTTTAACTATCCAGCGCCGCTATGACCATCACTGCGACAGAAGTAACAACCGACAAAACATGGCAATGGCGAGGCTTTAACATCAACTATCGCTCTTGTGGCAACCAAGGTACGCCCGTCGTCATGATTCACGGCTTCGGTGCATCCGTCGGACATTGGCGCAAGAACCTACCCGTTTTAGGCGAACATTACCGCTGCTTTGCCATTGACTTATTGGGTTTCGGCAAATCCGCCAAACCAGCGCCCTACACAGAAGCAGACTACACCTTCGACACTTGGGCAGCGCAAATCCAAGCATTCTGCGAAGAAGTTATTGGCGAACCAGCTTTTCTTATTGCCAATTCCATTGGTTGTGTTGCCGCCATGCAAACAGCCGTCACCTATCCGCAATGGGTTAAAGGTGTTGTCTCTCTGAATTTTTCCCTGCGCCTTTTCCACGAACGAAATTTAGCAAAATCTCCTTTTTATCAGCGTTGGGGCGTACCTGTCTTCCAAAAAATTCTTACAGGCACACCCTTGGGTAAACTTTTTTTCCGACAAATTGCCCGCCCGCAAGCCATTCGGAACGTTTTGTCCCAGGCCTACAATGATCAATCTGCCATCACTGACGAACTGATCGATATCCTCCTAACTCCAGCGAAAGACAAAGGAGCAGTCGATGTTTTCCTTGCTTTTATCAGTTATTCCCAAGGGGCGCTCCCAGATGATTTGTTGCCGTTACTGCCCTGCCCGGCAGTCGTGATGTGGGGCACAGAAGATCCGTGGGAGCCGATCGCCCTCGGTCAAAAAATGGTGGAGCAGTACCCTGAAATTGAGTTTATGCGCCTCGAAGGAGCGGGTCACTGTCCCCAAGATGAAGCACCAGACATGGTTAATGCACAGGTCATGCGCTGGCTCGCAGCCCAAGAAGCCTAATGGGATTTGAGTAACTTTTTTCACGGGTAGCCAAGAAAAACGACTCTCTACATGGCAATGAACGATGTCCTTTTACTTAAAATATTGCCTTTCGGTCTTTGGCGAAGCTGGTTTCGCTCAATAATCATTCATCCCTGCGGCTAAACATTTCTGGCGATCGCCCCCCAAAGCACGAGCAGTAAGACCAACAATGATTGGAGAATCGTTATTTCGTTGTGAATTTTGTCGAATTGCTGCTGTTGCTTGGTAACCCCATAGACGCAAAAATTCAACGCAATCACTAAACGTGATGGGACATTCGCCACAGGCTCAATCGGAGGAATGATTCCCGCGAATTGCCCATGAACAGGTGACTCAAGGTTTAATATGGTTAACTAGGCTGTAAAACCGGATGTTATCCGCGCGAACTGCTAGGATACGGGGTTCAGAATTTCAATTCGCAGGAGTTGCTAAGGCGTACATGTTTGGTCAATTTACAAGTTTCGTCGATCTGCTTCAGTACAGGGCTGAGTCTCAACCCGATAAAACAATTTTCACTTTCCTAGCTGATGGCGAGGCGGAAACTGATTCTTTGACCTATGGTGATCTCCATACCCGTGCCCAGGCGATCGCCGCCTATCTCCAGACATACCAAGCCCGGGGAGAACGAGCCTTACTCCTTTATCCCCCAGGATTGGAGTTTATCTGCGCTTTTTTAGGATGTCTTTATGCGGGAGTGATTGCGGTTCCTGCCTACCCCCCCCGGGCTAACCGGTCTTTCGGGCGGCTTTACAGCATTATTCAAGATGCCCAAGCACAATTTGCCTTAACCACTGCAGAGCTCCGGGACAAAATTGCCACGAAGTTTGATGAGCTGGAAAATGCGGCTTTTCAATGTTTAGCTACTGATAATTTGAGCCTAGAGTTGGCGGCAGTCTGGCAAGACCCCCACGTTAGTCTCGATGACTTGGCCTTTCTGCAATACACCAGTGGTTCTACGGGGAATCCAAAGGGTGTAATGGTTGCCCACCGCAATTTACTTCACAACTCCCACATTATTCAAACAGGTTTTAAAAATTCCCAAGATGTACGTGCTGTGTCATGGTTGCCGCCCTACCACGATATGGGTTTGATTGGTGGAATTTTGCAGCCGATCTATGTGGGGATTTTTCAGGTATTAATGCCGCCTGTCAGTTTTTTACAAAGACCGTTTCGTTGGCTTAAGGCCATCACAAAATATAAGGCAACGACGAGTGGTGCGCCGAATTTTGCCTATGATCTCTGTGTTGCTCAAATTACTGATGAACAAAAGTCGACCTTAAAACTAGAGTCTTGGCAGTTGGCCTTTTCCGGGGCTGAACCGATTCGTAGTGATACTCTTGATAGTTTTAGTCAACATTTTGCTGAGGTGGGTTTTAACAAAAAAGCGTTTTACCCTTGTTATGGCATGGCGGAAACGACGCTGATGGTTTCTGGTACTGAGCCACAAACTTTGCCGAAGGAAATTACGGTTAGTAAGCAGGCCATTGAAGAAAATCAAGTGCGCGAGGCGATCGCCGCAGAACCGACGGTTACTCTAGTGGGCAGTGGTCAAATTATTGGGGATTTATCGGTACGGATTGTCAATCCTGAAACCCTAGAACGGTGCGAAGACAATATCATTGGGGAAGTGTGGGTCCATGGCGGCAGTGTCGCAAAGGGCTATTGGCAAAAGGATGAACTAACTGAAAAAACATTTCAGGCGCAAGTAGATGGGGAAACGGGTTTTCTGCGGACAGGGGATCTCGGTTTTCAGCGGGATGGTGAGCTTTATATTACGGGTCGTTTAAAGGATCTATTGATTATTCGCGGACGCAATCATTATCCTCAGGATATTGAACTGACGGTTGAGCGAGCCCATCCGGCGTTACGGCAGGGGGCAGGGGCGGCGGTGTCTATTGAAGTGGATGGTGCTGAACAGCTTGTCATTGTGCAGGAGGTTGAGCGCAAGTTTGTGCGCCATTTAAATGTGGAGGAAGTGGCTCAGGCCATTCGGGGGGCGATCGCCACGGAGCATCAACTGCAACCCTATGCCATTTGTTTTATTAAAACGGGCAGTATTCCCAAGACTTCTAGCGGCAAGATCCGTCGCCATGCCTGCAAGCTCGGGTTCGTAGATCATTCCCTCGCGGTAGTGGGGCAATGGTCGG
This [Limnothrix rosea] IAM M-220 DNA region includes the following protein-coding sequences:
- the ftsH gene encoding ATP-dependent zinc metalloprotease FtsH, with amino-acid sequence MSFTFKQGQSNRSRRFKWRASMLGLLLGQALLLGAPAIAQNTEEEQGLTYGELLGKVERERVEKFVLDPETNTATVTLKGQTEEEAETIQLLNNNQELLDALKDNNVDFEVVPSQDNSVAIALFTNLLLIFVLVGGLAMIIRRSANAQNNAMSFGKSRARFQMEADTGVMFDDVAGVEEAKEELTEVVTFLKEPNKFTAIGATIPRGMLLIGPPGTGKTLLAKAIAGEAGVPFFSISGSEFVEMFVGVGASRVRDLFRKAQENAPCLVFIDEIDAVGRQRGAGIGGGNDEREQTLNQLLTEMDGFETNSGVIVIAATNRPDVLDKALLRPGRFDRQVTVDYPDHNGRLAILEVHARDKKVDDNIDLKVVSRRTPGFSGADLANLLNEAAILAVRRRKETISMPEINEAIDRVIVGMEGNPVADSKKKRLVAYHEVGHALIATLNPNHDPLAKVTLIPRGRTLGTAWYLPDEELGLESRKQILAVIESALGGRAAEDVIFGADEVTNGASQDIQQVTKLARRMVTKLGMSELGQFALEGNTGEVFLRNDWTTQRPDYSEKIAGAIDEEIRKIVFEAYENAKQIIRENRNLLDKIVDQLIEQETIEGDEFRRIVAEATNSKVVLEKQAIAS
- the yidD gene encoding membrane protein insertion efficiency factor YidD; translation: MKKIALGLIHGYRVLISPLLPPSCRFQPTCSQYALDAVELYGVWRGGWLAMKRILRCHPFAEGGYDPVPHNCCEHHQSPD
- a CDS encoding alpha/beta fold hydrolase, with protein sequence MTITATEVTTDKTWQWRGFNINYRSCGNQGTPVVMIHGFGASVGHWRKNLPVLGEHYRCFAIDLLGFGKSAKPAPYTEADYTFDTWAAQIQAFCEEVIGEPAFLIANSIGCVAAMQTAVTYPQWVKGVVSLNFSLRLFHERNLAKSPFYQRWGVPVFQKILTGTPLGKLFFRQIARPQAIRNVLSQAYNDQSAITDELIDILLTPAKDKGAVDVFLAFISYSQGALPDDLLPLLPCPAVVMWGTEDPWEPIALGQKMVEQYPEIEFMRLEGAGHCPQDEAPDMVNAQVMRWLAAQEA